In Bacillus sp. KH172YL63, one genomic interval encodes:
- a CDS encoding YhcU family protein has protein sequence MTVKVLLASTHEQEEKIQELIQYMYCTIFPDYFTDDEIEQFDDMQVLHTSTRNFEYFGTLKEAFQVISSLQTVISIVESGAREEMYEEMFYHNAEILQGFGMFFPLSFDQFSEDSDCRHNLSIYSRAANQLLI, from the coding sequence ATGACGGTGAAAGTCTTACTAGCATCAACACATGAACAGGAAGAAAAAATCCAAGAGCTAATACAGTATATGTATTGTACTATTTTCCCGGATTATTTCACAGATGATGAAATTGAACAATTCGATGATATGCAAGTGCTACATACATCCACAAGAAATTTTGAATACTTTGGCACCCTGAAAGAAGCGTTTCAAGTCATCTCAAGCTTGCAGACCGTCATTTCGATCGTAGAAAGCGGAGCACGAGAGGAAATGTATGAAGAAATGTTTTACCACAATGCCGAAATCCTTCAGGGGTTCGGAATGTTTTTCCCACTGTCATTCGATCAATTCAGTGAAGACTCCGATTGCAGACATAATCTCAGCATCTATTCAAGAGCGGCTAATCAGCTCCTGATTTAA
- a CDS encoding thioredoxin family protein: MKKIIIFLVVIVGLFAAIGIITSMQNKQKAEGNMFQKSSLKPATVELLDDPNYQNVILPEELEEKLSNKEDVTVYFYSSDCIHCKRTTPVLAPLADEMGVDMVQYNLLEFEQGWEQYGIEATPTLVHYENGKEVERIVGEHPEEDFKAFFEENVKSE, from the coding sequence TTGAAGAAAATCATTATTTTCCTAGTGGTGATCGTCGGGCTGTTCGCAGCCATCGGGATCATCACCAGCATGCAGAATAAGCAAAAAGCAGAAGGCAATATGTTCCAAAAATCAAGTTTGAAACCAGCAACGGTCGAACTGCTTGATGACCCAAACTATCAGAACGTCATCCTGCCGGAAGAATTAGAAGAGAAGCTGTCTAACAAGGAAGATGTGACCGTCTACTTCTACAGTTCCGACTGTATCCATTGTAAGAGAACCACTCCTGTCCTTGCGCCTCTTGCAGATGAAATGGGCGTCGATATGGTTCAGTATAACCTGCTTGAATTTGAACAAGGCTGGGAACAATACGGAATTGAAGCGACCCCTACACTTGTTCATTATGAAAACGGGAAAGAAGTGGAGAGAATAGTCGGGGAGCACCCTGAGGAAGACTTCAAAGCATTCTTCGAAGAGAACGTGAAATCTGAATAA
- a CDS encoding disulfide oxidoreductase encodes MNKKADSLLFLAWAASLIATLGSLYFSEIMKYEPCLLCWYQRILMYPMVILLGAAYVRKDFQMAFYSSILSGIGLLFSLYHYALQKVSFLTESAPTCGRVPCTGEYINVLGFITIPFLALTGFTIIFITSLFIIKSLKEDN; translated from the coding sequence ATGAATAAAAAAGCAGATTCCCTTTTATTCCTGGCCTGGGCTGCCTCTCTGATTGCCACATTGGGAAGTTTATATTTCTCTGAAATCATGAAATATGAACCTTGCCTTCTATGCTGGTATCAGCGGATATTGATGTATCCGATGGTCATACTACTGGGCGCGGCATATGTCCGCAAAGACTTTCAAATGGCATTTTATTCTTCTATATTATCCGGGATCGGCCTTCTTTTCTCACTGTATCACTACGCTCTCCAGAAAGTGTCATTCTTGACTGAGAGTGCCCCTACCTGCGGGCGTGTTCCGTGTACAGGGGAATATATCAACGTGCTCGGATTCATCACCATCCCATTTCTTGCACTGACGGGATTCACCATTATTTTCATCACAAGCCTTTTCATTATCAAATCATTAAAGGAGGACAACTAG